In one Bacteroidales bacterium genomic region, the following are encoded:
- a CDS encoding acetyl-CoA carboxylase biotin carboxyl carrier protein subunit: protein MAKRKKKIKKVNAEEKFDAFYIENSVYYTRIPDSYKNRESYKPLNTKVLLAFIPGTIREMQVKVGDAVIRGNRLMILDAMKMNNEVKSFVDGKVKAIHVKDGDMVRKNQLLIEFE, encoded by the coding sequence ATGGCTAAGAGAAAAAAGAAGATTAAAAAGGTAAATGCTGAAGAGAAATTTGATGCGTTTTATATCGAGAATTCAGTGTACTATACTCGTATCCCCGATTCATACAAAAATCGAGAGAGTTATAAGCCGCTTAATACTAAGGTCTTATTAGCATTTATTCCGGGTACTATTCGTGAAATGCAAGTGAAAGTTGGAGATGCTGTTATACGTGGAAATAGACTGATGATTTTAGATGCTATGAAGATGAATAATGAAGTTAAATCTTTTGTAGATGGAAAAGTAAAGGCAATCCATGTAAAAGATGGTGATATGGTGAGGAAAAATCAACTTTTAATTGAATTTGAATAA
- a CDS encoding AraC family transcriptional regulator, with translation MFEIKIAALLFSVYAPLSWLIAMVMSGMHKKPIKRHLMLLMAAASFVYIMTYAKFQGHLDFYTVLFPIQALAVPLLFPLFYLYFRTITAEKVEYNWKYFIHYAMPILLSIIYLIISKIWMNDEEEKRFMINLLNGKLLEGSKFVFGYYFFGFGRLYYLLSSIFYLILISRCYSKYRVLILNIFPTDYTKELNWVKGIGFLLFGVAILNIVIHYMRNNNLASHELLIAVSYFTFGAFFYILGLYGFRQKEVYNTAEIVKTENFKEDVRILKKDIEDYLMRSKIYLNSDINIYHLCNTFKTNRTYLSAEINKQFGMNFRSLINSYRIQEAKKLITQAKEKETVSNFEQIAIDSGFNSYGSFLRVFKMMENVSPSKFYKTIEKYKRQE, from the coding sequence ATGTTTGAGATAAAAATTGCCGCCTTATTATTCTCTGTATATGCCCCCTTATCGTGGTTAATTGCGATGGTCATGTCAGGAATGCATAAAAAACCCATTAAGCGTCATTTAATGCTTTTGATGGCAGCAGCAAGTTTTGTTTATATTATGACCTATGCTAAATTTCAGGGTCATCTCGATTTCTATACCGTCTTATTTCCTATTCAAGCCTTGGCAGTACCTTTACTATTTCCTCTCTTTTATCTTTATTTCCGTACAATCACAGCAGAAAAAGTAGAATATAATTGGAAATATTTTATTCATTATGCCATGCCTATACTACTATCTATCATCTATTTAATTATCAGCAAAATATGGATGAATGATGAAGAGGAAAAGCGATTTATGATAAATTTACTAAATGGAAAACTATTAGAGGGGAGTAAATTTGTATTTGGTTATTACTTTTTTGGTTTCGGACGCTTATATTATCTTTTATCCTCCATTTTTTATCTGATTTTGATTAGTCGATGCTATTCAAAATACAGAGTTCTGATATTAAATATTTTTCCAACCGATTATACCAAAGAGTTGAATTGGGTGAAAGGCATAGGATTTTTATTGTTTGGCGTAGCTATATTAAATATTGTTATTCATTATATGCGAAATAATAATTTAGCATCACATGAGTTATTAATAGCTGTATCTTATTTTACATTTGGAGCATTTTTCTACATCTTGGGTTTATATGGATTTCGTCAGAAAGAGGTGTACAATACAGCAGAAATTGTCAAAACAGAAAATTTCAAAGAAGATGTTCGAATATTGAAAAAAGATATAGAAGACTATTTAATGAGAAGCAAAATATATTTAAATTCAGATATCAATATTTACCATTTGTGCAATACTTTTAAAACCAATCGCACCTATTTATCGGCAGAGATTAACAAGCAATTTGGTATGAATTTCCGGTCCTTAATTAATTCCTACCGTATACAAGAAGCTAAAAAGCTTATTACTCAAGCTAAAGAAAAAGAAACAGTATCTAATTTTGAGCAAATTGCTATTGACTCAGGATTTAATTCCTACGGCTCCTTTCTACGCGTTTTTAAAATGATGGAAAATGTTTCTCCAAGTAAATTCTATAAAACAATAGAGAAATATAAAAGACAGGAGTAA